A single Sciurus carolinensis chromosome 15, mSciCar1.2, whole genome shotgun sequence DNA region contains:
- the LOC124965400 gene encoding LOW QUALITY PROTEIN: RAD51-associated protein 1-like (The sequence of the model RefSeq protein was modified relative to this genomic sequence to represent the inferred CDS: inserted 2 bases in 2 codons), giving the protein MLTSGVGAAQERARLEGVEPGEKLPVSGELKLLLLPARTSGEHCRFPALTRNLVRPARHRQPVSYSPSEDSESNDDFVSATIPLSRKSRRTSKESKEDKPKPNLQNPQKEDIQLQEKTSTKRMALDDKLFQRGLAVALALSVKERPTVTNDVQQSQDKSIEKHGNSKTEITNKSRLSNCSVARDYLDLDKITEEDDAHDVQGKRKEASKAVAQQRKVXLEDSDGDNAEDTEPDIVTGDSEEDSDFDESEDNDENITMRKSKIKEIKKKEIKVKSPVEKKEKNSKSKCTTLVTSVDSAAAAIKSESQTSAKKAYLYSEVTRKXHSPSAEGKRPKGVPPAASGSSSDSSSPLAGVSVRSPNQNLRLGLSRLARVKPNATHSQVW; this is encoded by the exons GAATTGAAGCTGCTGCTTCTGCCAGCTAGAACTTCAGGTGAGCACTGCAGGTTTCCAGCCTTGACTCGGAACCTGGTGCGGCCTGCTAGACATAGGCAACCAGTCAGCTACTCACCGTCTGAGGACTCGGAGAGCAATGATGATTTTGTTTCTGCAACTATACCTTTAAGCAGGAAATCCAGAAGAACATCAAAGGAGTCAAAAGAAGATAAACCAAAACCTAACTTGCAGAATCCCCAGAAAGAAGACATTCAACTACAAGAGAAGACCTCTACAAAAAGGATGGCCTTAGATGATAAGCTCTTCCAAAGAGGCTTAGCAGTGGCTCTAGCTTTGTCAGTGAAGGAACGTCCAACAGTCACCAATGATGTGCAGCAGTCTCAAGATAAAAGCATTGAAAAACATGGCAACAGTAAAACAGAAATAACGAATAAGTCTCGTCTCTCTAATTGCAGTGTAGCCAGGGATTATTTAGATTTGGATAAGATCACAGAGGAAGATGATGCTCATGATgttcaagggaaaagaaaagaagcatctAAAGCTGTGGCCCAGCAGAGGAAGG CTTTGGAAGACAGTGATGGTGATAATGCTGAGGACACTGAACCGGATATTGTGACTGGTGATTCTGAGGAGGATTCTGATTTTGATGAGAGTGAAGATAATGATGAAAACATTACtatgagaaaaagtaaaattaaagaaattaaaaagaaagaaataaaggtaaaatccccagtagaaaagaaagagaagaactcTAAATCCAAATGTACTACTTTGGTGACTTCAGTCGACTCTGCTGCAGCTgccattaaatcagaatctcagaCTTCAGCCAAGAAGGCTTATCTTTATTCAGAAGTCACTAGGA TACACAGTCCTTCAGCTGAAGGCAAGAGACCAAAGGGGGTCCCACCAGCAGCATCCGGAAGTAGCAGCGACAGCAGCAGCCCCCTGGCGGGAGTGTCTGTTAGGTCCCCAAATCAGAATCTCCGCCTTGGCTTATCCAGATTAGCACGAGTTAAGCCAAATGCCACTCATAGTCAAGTGTGGTAG